The proteins below come from a single Serratia ficaria genomic window:
- the nei gene encoding endonuclease VIII codes for MPEGPEIRRAADTLAAAVIDQPLTEVDFAFPQLKHYRQRLIGERIVAIEPRGKALLTHFSNGLTMYSHNQLYGVWKVAQAGETPVTKRDLRVRLETAQRAILLYSASDITLGPREEIERHPFLTRIGPDVLDVSLTAQAVAQRLLSPRFRKRQLGGMLLDQAFLAGLGNYLRAEILWQAQLAPQHKPQDLPPHALQRLAQALLAVPRLSYQTRGQADDSRHHGALFSFKVFHRSGEPCARCGATIVRAELSSRPFYWCPGCQK; via the coding sequence ATGCCGGAAGGTCCGGAGATCCGCAGGGCGGCGGATACACTGGCGGCGGCGGTGATCGACCAGCCGTTGACCGAGGTCGATTTCGCTTTTCCCCAGCTAAAACACTATCGCCAGCGCCTGATCGGCGAGCGCATCGTCGCCATAGAGCCGCGCGGCAAGGCGCTGCTGACCCATTTCTCCAACGGGTTGACGATGTACAGCCATAATCAGCTGTACGGCGTATGGAAAGTGGCGCAGGCGGGAGAGACGCCGGTGACCAAGCGAGACCTGCGGGTGCGGCTGGAAACCGCGCAACGCGCCATTTTGCTCTACAGCGCTTCGGACATCACGCTGGGGCCGCGGGAAGAAATTGAACGGCATCCTTTTCTGACGCGCATTGGCCCCGACGTGCTGGACGTGTCGCTAACCGCGCAGGCGGTGGCGCAGCGTTTGCTGTCGCCGCGTTTCCGCAAGCGCCAGTTGGGCGGCATGCTGCTCGATCAGGCGTTTCTCGCCGGACTGGGCAACTATCTGCGCGCCGAAATCCTGTGGCAGGCGCAGTTGGCGCCGCAGCATAAGCCGCAGGATCTGCCGCCGCACGCGTTGCAGCGGTTGGCGCAAGCCTTGCTGGCGGTGCCGCGGCTGTCTTATCAAACCCGCGGCCAGGCGGATGACTCTCGCCATCACGGCGCGCTGTTCAGCTTTAAGGTGTTTCACCGCAGCGGCGAGCCCTGCGCGCGCTGCGGCGCGACGATCGTGCGCGCCGAGCTGTCTTCGCGGCCGTTTTACTGGTGCCCCGGCTGTCAAAAATAG
- the pcp gene encoding pyroglutamyl-peptidase I produces the protein MQKVLITGFEPFGGERVNPSWEVVKQLNDMELVGTRVVARQLPCVFGAALAALNAAIDEVQPVMVLAIGQAGGRTDITLERVAINVDDARIPDNREQQPIDEPIVADGPAAYFSTLPIKAMVSSMREAGIPASVSQTAGTYVCNHVMYGLLHRLSGQQEIKGGFIHIPYLPEQAAAHPGAPSMAASTVLFAIELAISIALQVEHDLKVVGGATH, from the coding sequence ATGCAAAAGGTATTGATTACGGGCTTTGAGCCCTTTGGCGGCGAACGCGTCAATCCCTCCTGGGAAGTGGTGAAGCAGCTGAACGATATGGAACTGGTCGGCACGCGGGTGGTGGCGCGGCAGCTGCCGTGCGTGTTTGGCGCGGCGCTGGCTGCGCTGAATGCGGCGATCGACGAGGTGCAGCCGGTGATGGTGCTGGCGATCGGCCAGGCCGGCGGCCGCACCGACATCACGCTGGAACGGGTGGCGATTAACGTCGATGATGCGCGCATTCCGGATAACCGGGAGCAGCAACCCATCGACGAGCCGATCGTCGCCGACGGCCCGGCGGCTTATTTCAGCACCTTGCCGATCAAGGCGATGGTCAGTTCGATGCGCGAAGCCGGCATTCCGGCTTCCGTTTCACAAACCGCCGGCACCTACGTGTGCAACCACGTGATGTATGGCCTGCTGCACCGTCTGAGCGGCCAGCAGGAGATCAAGGGCGGGTTCATTCATATCCCTTACCTGCCGGAGCAGGCGGCGGCGCACCCCGGCGCGCCGAGCATGGCGGCGTCGACGGTGCTGTTCGCCATTGAGCTGGCCATTTCAATCGCGCTGCAGGTGGAACACGATCTGAAAGTGGTTGGCGGCGCGACGCACTAA
- a CDS encoding DUF969 domain-containing protein, whose product MEQAVNLWPLIGIAAIVLGFVLRFNPVLVVIAAGIITGLAALMPLDVILEKLGEGFLNTRNLPLILLLPLAVIGLLERHGLKERAQAWIAKIKSATAGRLLIVYLFVREITAAMGLTSLGGHPQMVRPLLAPMAEGATENRYGELPERTRHRLRAMSAATDNVGLFFGEDIFVAFGAIIFMHNFMLESGGIQTEPLHIALWGIPTAIFAFLIHSFRLYRMDKQLSAELAQLNQAALQAKGDAQ is encoded by the coding sequence ATGGAACAGGCCGTCAATCTCTGGCCGCTGATCGGCATCGCCGCTATCGTGCTGGGGTTCGTTTTACGCTTCAACCCGGTGCTGGTGGTGATCGCCGCCGGCATCATCACCGGTCTGGCGGCGCTGATGCCGCTGGACGTGATCCTGGAAAAGCTCGGCGAGGGCTTTCTCAATACCCGCAACCTGCCGCTGATCCTGTTGCTGCCGCTGGCGGTGATCGGCCTGCTGGAGCGCCACGGTTTGAAGGAGCGGGCGCAGGCGTGGATCGCTAAAATCAAAAGCGCCACCGCCGGGCGTTTGCTGATCGTCTACCTGTTCGTGCGCGAAATTACCGCCGCCATGGGGCTGACCAGCCTGGGCGGCCATCCGCAGATGGTGCGGCCGCTGCTGGCGCCGATGGCGGAAGGGGCGACCGAAAACCGCTACGGCGAGCTGCCGGAGCGCACCCGCCATCGCCTGCGCGCCATGTCGGCCGCGACGGACAACGTCGGGCTGTTCTTCGGCGAGGATATTTTCGTGGCCTTCGGCGCGATTATCTTCATGCACAACTTTATGCTGGAGTCGGGGGGCATCCAGACCGAACCGCTGCACATCGCGCTGTGGGGCATCCCCACCGCCATTTTCGCCTTCCTGATCCATTCATTCCGGCTCTACCGCATGGACAAGCAGCTCAGCGCTGAGCTGGCGCAGCTGAACCAGGCGGCGCTGCAGGCGAAGGGGGACGCGCAATGA
- a CDS encoding DUF979 domain-containing protein: MNFQQQYLYWLAGVVLLIVAVMSFRDRANPRRITTGLFWALYGLVFLVGDWTYGLLGEVLGEGSNEKRMLHIIVGVVVVIMALIAGFGGVRLGSYHQRTPQEREASAKRLGNRLFVPALAIPVVTVVGVLLFNNIPALQTAVFGAGNHATLITLFSMTLGVVLGGIIAVSMTRETLSQPIQETRRLLDSIGWAFILPQILATLGLLFTVAGVGTAISHLTQEYLAVDNRFIAVAVYAIGMALLTMVMGNAFAAFPIVTAGVGIPILVLQHGGNPAVMAAIGMFSGYCGTLMTPMAANFNIVPAALLELPDKNAVIKAQVPTGVLLLLVNVFLLYFLMFL; this comes from the coding sequence ATGAATTTCCAACAGCAATATCTCTATTGGCTGGCCGGCGTGGTGCTGCTCATCGTGGCGGTGATGTCGTTCCGCGATCGCGCCAACCCGCGCCGCATCACCACCGGCTTGTTTTGGGCGCTGTACGGCCTGGTGTTCCTGGTCGGCGACTGGACCTACGGCCTGCTGGGCGAGGTGTTGGGCGAAGGCAGCAATGAGAAACGCATGCTGCATATCATCGTCGGCGTGGTGGTGGTGATCATGGCCCTGATCGCCGGCTTCGGCGGCGTGCGGTTGGGCAGCTATCATCAGCGCACGCCGCAGGAGCGCGAAGCCAGCGCCAAACGCCTGGGCAACCGGCTGTTTGTGCCGGCGCTGGCGATCCCGGTGGTGACGGTGGTCGGCGTACTGCTGTTCAACAATATCCCCGCCCTGCAGACCGCGGTATTCGGCGCCGGCAACCACGCGACGCTGATCACCCTGTTTTCGATGACGCTGGGGGTGGTGCTCGGCGGCATCATTGCGGTAAGCATGACGCGCGAAACCCTGTCGCAGCCGATACAGGAAACGCGCCGCCTGCTGGATTCGATCGGCTGGGCGTTTATTCTGCCGCAGATCCTCGCCACGCTGGGGCTGCTGTTCACCGTCGCCGGCGTGGGCACGGCGATTTCCCATCTGACCCAGGAGTACCTGGCGGTCGATAACCGCTTTATCGCCGTGGCGGTTTACGCCATCGGCATGGCGCTGCTGACCATGGTGATGGGCAACGCCTTCGCCGCTTTCCCGATCGTTACCGCCGGCGTCGGCATCCCGATCCTGGTGCTGCAGCACGGCGGCAACCCGGCGGTGATGGCGGCGATCGGCATGTTTTCCGGCTATTGCGGCACGCTGATGACGCCAATGGCTGCTAACTTTAATATTGTGCCGGCGGCGTTGCTGGAGCTGCCGGACAAGAATGCGGTGATCAAGGCGCAGGTGCCGACCGGCGTGCTGTTGCTGTTGGTGAACGTATTCCTGCTTTATTTCCTGATGTTCCTGTAG